TTTCCTTTATACGCATATTTTTCACATTCCGTACCCGCGTTTTACCGCGGGCGAATACCGCTACAGATGCCAAAGTCTGCACCACATCCGGCATATCCCCCATATCGACGTCCACCCCATGCAGCGTATCTCCCTGCACCTCAATCCAATCAACATGCATCGTAACCTTACAACCCATTTCCTTAAGGACGTCTACAAAGTGAATATCTCCCTGCAGGGAATCACTTCCGATTCCTTCAACTCTAACCTTTCCACCGGTAATTGCCGCAGCAGCAAAAAAGTAAGAAGCGGCTGATGCATCTGCCTCCACCTCATAATGCATAGCGCGATAACGTTGCCCGGATTTGACGAAGAATGTTCTGTAGTTATCGTTGCTAACGTTTACCCCAAACTGACGCATTAATGCAAGAGTCATATCTACATAACGCTTCGAGACCAGGCTGCCTTTCACTTCTATAACGATATCCTTCTGAGCATAAGGAGCTGTCATTAATAAGGCGCTAAAGTATTGGCTGCTTAAATCTCCCTTTACAACAGCCGATCCACCGGATAATCCCTTTCCTCCGACGAGTACCGGCGGACAACCATTATGGTATTTCGAGCTGACATCTGCCCCAAGCTGTCTTAAACCATCAAGTAAATCCTGTATAGGCCTTTCCCTCATGCGCGAAACACCGTCTATCTCATAGACCCCTTTTCCCAGGGTTAGCATAGCAGTTAAAAATCTCATCGCTGTACCTGCATTTCCAATAAACAAATTTGCCTGCTTTACTGGAATAGTTCCGCTCTTACCGTATACCACAAACCTATTAACATTTTGCTCTTCTTTAACGGGTATTCCCAGGGTATTTAAACTAGATGCCATGTATTTAGTATCATCACTAAAAAGGGCATGAGAAATTATAGATTGTCCGTCAGCCAGTGCAGCCGTAACAAGGGCGCGATTTGTATAACTCTTTGAGCCTGGAGCCTTAACTACTGCATTGACTTTTCCTTTTATTGGTTTTATTTCGATCACTTTATAGCTTACCTATGAAAAATTTCCGTACTATGATATTTCGCCAGCACTGCTTTGGGGGGGACATGAAAATCTGTTCATCAATACACCCAAACGGTCCCAAAGTCCCTCATAAGCCTTAACCTATTCCTGATTAGAAATTTAAAACGAATATATTTTAGTTTATTTGAAACAACTATGCAATAGTATCGTGGATATGATTTTAACGAAGAAATGAAGAAAATCTGCTATGTCGGTTTGAATGCTGGCAGAACTATAATAACCTTGGTAAATACACCTTCAACACTATCAATGGCAAGCCTACCCTCATGGTCCCTGATAATACTGTAACTGATGCTTAATCCTAAGCCCGTTCCTTTACTCCGGGGCTTTGTGGTATAAAACGGTTCTACTACTCTATCTCGTATCCTGGCAGGTATACCCGTGCCATGATCATAGAAGGTAATCCTTACCGCCGGACGGTTGTCTATCGTTGTTTCTTCCCCGATAATCTCAAGGATTTTATTCTCATGCACCTCTGGATATTTCTGGTTTAAGGCATATCGCGCATTACTGATAGCATTCAGAAAGACTTGCTGTATCTGCTGAGGGTGCGCAATAATTTGGGGCAATTTTGGAGAAACGTCTAACTTTATCGTAATACCCTCTTTTCGCAATTGCGCCTTTATCAGGACAAACGTATTCGCCACTATCTCGCGGATGCTAACGATGCTCTTCTTCTCCTTTGAATCGCCAAATCTTGCAAAAGAAAGAAGACTGCTGGTTATGTTCGCTATACGGTTAGCCTCTTTGATAATCCGGCCGGCAATATCCCTTTCCTTACTTCCTTCGCTACTTTTATTAAATAGTATCTGGGCACAGTTAATAACACCGGTTATGGGGTTATTGATCTCGTGGGCTACACCCGCAGCCAGTTCACCTAATGATGCCAGATGTCTGGACCGTTCAGCTTCTCTTTGCAAGGTTATCTTTTCCGTGATGTCCAGAAATGCGCCTAAGATGCCAAGAACATTACCCTTTTCATCTTTTATCGGGGTTCTCACCATCCTGACAATCAATTCCTGTCCATCTACGATATATTTCTCTTCTCTGTCATCTGTCTGCCCTGATTCTATAACCCGCTTATCCTCAGTTCTATATTTCTCGGCAAGTTCTTTGGGGAAAAAATCATAATCGGTCTTTCCGGTAATCTCGTCTGGCCTGATATGGAGATCTCTGGCTAAATTCTCGTTACAAGACATGTATACGAAATTTTTATCCTTAGAAAATATTCTCTGAGGAAGACTCTCAAAGAGGAGCCGATATTTACTTTCGCTTGCACGAAGCGTCTTTTTAGCACGTTTACGCCTGATAATGTTACGGACAATACTCCAAAAGCCAACAACAGAGGGAATAAACTGTTTGTATAACCATTCTGCACAAAACCAGTTCTTTGTATGGAAAGCAAAAATAGGGATTGTTACAAAGAATTTCGAGACGTGAGATAATAACATGCCAGCACCCCTTTATAAAATTTGGCCGTAACAAACACAGCGGCCTATGGAGTGCTGTATTCGCCCGGCAACCCTGCTACCATATTCTTAATGAAGATTTAGGCCAGTGGCTTTGCGTCCCATCCTTTCGAATGGTTTGCCTTTATCAGGTTTCAAAAATTAACTTTATAGATACAAACGTTACGTTTAGCATTTTACATACCAATAAACGATATAGCAACTACAAATCGTTAATAGTGCTCAATATTTATCATATTTTTCATCTTAACATACGTATTGTATGAAATAGGTTCAAAAAATTTTACATGACAAAAATGTATCTTGTAGTACACAAATGTTCCTTGATACAGAGTATTCAGAGATATATCCATTGTTTTTTCTTTCTCAATTTTATATTATTTGCATAGAGCATTGCCCGATCTCAGATCTGCTTATCATAAGCAGAGAGAGAAAACTATTGTGCTCACAGACAGCTCATAGTAAAATTATCATGAAAGATTCATTTTTCACATTATCTTTAGTATTATCTATAATAAAAGGCTTTTAAAATGAATTACAAACCCTATGCAATCTCCTGGAACACGACCTATCGATGCAACTTGCGTTGCAGCCATTGTTACCTCGATACCAATGCATTAACCAGGCAATCCGCCAATGAGCTTAGCACTCAGGAAGGGTTTAAGCTTATAGATCAAATGGCAGAGCTTAATCCTAACTTGCTGCTAATCCTTACGGGTGGAGAACCACTATTAAGGAAGGATATTTATGATCTTGCCTCCTATGCCTCTCAGAAAGGGATGATGATAGTGCTGGGCACGAATGGGAATTTAATTGATGATGATGTGGCAAAGAGATTGAAACAAAGTGGTGTAACCGGTATTGGTATTAGCCTTGATTCTATAATGCCTGAAAGACATGACAAATTCAGGGGGATTTCACGTGCATGGGATGATACCCTCAACGGAATTGAGGCATGCCGCAGGCAAGGCATCGAATTCCAAATACAAACAACCGTCACGAAAGAGAATTTTCATGAGATTGCCAATATTATCGAATTCTCATATAATCTTGGTGCCAGGGTATTTAACCTATTCTTTCTGGTCTGTACCGGTAAAGGTCAGGAGTTGACCGATATTACACCGCAGCAGTACGATCAGGCATTGCACCAGCTTTATACTATACAAAAGAACTATCAGGGGAAAATGATGGTGGGAGCAAAATGCGCACCACACTACCGAAGGATTGTGTATGAACATGATACCACCTCTCCACTCATCAGGACGTATGCTGGCGGTTGTCCGGCTGCTACCCACTACTGCAGGATCACACCGGAAGGCGATGTTACACCGTGTCCTTATATGCCTAATGTTTCCGGAAATGTAAGAGAGAAAAGTTTTGTGGAGATTTGGAAAAATACCCCCGATTTTCAAACTTTGCGAAATACTGATCTGAATGGCAGATGCGGTGTCTGTGAGTTTAAGTACATCTGCAAAGGATGCAGGGCAAGGGCGCTTGCAACCTCAGGGAACCAGATGGATGAAGATGGATGGTGCAATTATATCCCGGGGAAATATGGCAATACAGTTATCCAATTAGCACCAGCCGAAACCTTTGGGGTTGAAGAAAACTTCACCATGAGCTGGAGTTCCGAGGCAAAAAATATCCTGAAACAAATCCCCTCTTTCGGACGGGGTATGGTCATTAAAAATGTTGAAGGTTATGCAGCAAAGAGCAACCATCATGAAATAACCTTGGAAGTAATGAGGGCCTCACGGGAAGAGATGATAGCAAAGAAAAGAACTGCATTCCCGACAAAAAGTGAAAGTAAAGCTGGCACTAACACAGAAGATGGAGGCCAGGTACATCAGGATGGTGAAATCCCCTGGGCTGAGGAGGCGCGAAAACGTGTTGCAAATGCGCCGGATTTTGTACGGCCAGGTATTTATAAGCTTATGCAGAAAAAGGCGCGCCAGCATGGTTATAAAGAGATTACTTCTAAATTCCTTTCCGAAATACGGGATGAATCTATGCAGCTCGCATCAAAACGTATTAAGAATATCGGATTTGATGAACTAAGGATGGATGCATGGGATAAGGCCAAAGAAAAGTTAAAAAGTGCACACAAAAAAGAGGTTATTGATACTATTAAGGCATTTCTTGATGAACGTACTATCAGGAATGAGGGCATCATTACTAAATTTCAGGCATATTTGAAGGATTCAGGTACGACAATGCAAAAAGAACCTCCTTCTTCACCTATATGGACAGAGGAAGCAAAGCAACGTCTGGAGAAGGCGCCTATATTTATCAGAGGCAGGGCAAAAAAAGCAATTGAAGGCTTCGCGATCCGGCGAGGTGCTGCAATGATTACCTGCGAAATGATCGATCAATACATGAAAGATATTCCTTCTTTTGTTAAGAATAAACTCAAGTAAAAACAGGGGCTTAAGGGCATGAAAACACATGAGGCCTCTATAGTTTTATGATGTAGGGCAAGAGTTTTATGATGTAGGGCAAGGCTTTAGCCTTGCCTCCTCTCGCTTAAACGTGCACGGGGGATAGGATAGCAACCCTAAAGAGTTACCCTGAATTAAAAATTCCTGTACATCAAATGATGCCACCTTTCAGCAACAATTTTGCTGGTTCAATCGTCCTTGGCTGAACCAAGGCATATTGAATTTCCCAAGTATTCAATAAGGGCGAACACCGAGTACTTCTCTATAAGCTCATAAAAGAACTTGTCATGAATACTATAGTGCTCATAAAACAGCTCTTGCAAAGATACCGAAACTACGAGAATATCTTTCCTGAGGCTTTCAATAAACTCCATATACTTTCCTGTAAATCGATACGAACAAAGATTATTATTTCTTCTATTCTGCTTTCTGTATTTCCTATTTTTATTATGCGGGTATTTATTTATCCCACAGAAAAAAAGGCCTTGCAGGATTCCCTAATACAAAATCTTGAGGGGGTCGGACATAAGCAGTCGGAACTCATTGTACGATGGATCGAGGAAAGGAAGGCTGATGCCAGGATTATAGCAGAAAACCCGAATGTACCTGGTGTAATCTATAAATCCGAGGGGAGTGAAAATTTTTATAGGCTGCTTCATCATTTAAATACCCTTAGAGAGGCTTATGGTTATAAAGAAATCTTCATCTGTGACCGCCACGGAGATTTAAAAATCACTACCTCAACGGGAAAGGTAATCACGAATGTGGCGGGATATGAATTCTTCAAAAATGCCGTAAATGGCATCACCTTTGTATCACCCATTGCACCCTCGGTAATTCCCTTAGAAAATGAATACGGAAGATTAGAATTCGGTTTACCTACCCTCTATATCACTACGCCGGTGATTTATGAAAATAAGATTATCGGTGTCGTATGCTTACGGGTAGATGTAATGGAAATTAGTAGACTTATGAGAAGTGTCCGGTTAGGAGAAACGGGAGAAACATACCTGATTAATAAACATGGATATATGATCTCTGAATCGAAATTTTTACGGGATCTCAAGGATTTTGGAATAGTCCATCAAAGAACAACCCTTGAGCTTAAGGTTATTAA
The genomic region above belongs to Candidatus Jettenia caeni and contains:
- a CDS encoding 3-phosphoshikimate 1-carboxyvinyltransferase, with the protein product MIEIKPIKGKVNAVVKAPGSKSYTNRALVTAALADGQSIISHALFSDDTKYMASSLNTLGIPVKEEQNVNRFVVYGKSGTIPVKQANLFIGNAGTAMRFLTAMLTLGKGVYEIDGVSRMRERPIQDLLDGLRQLGADVSSKYHNGCPPVLVGGKGLSGGSAVVKGDLSSQYFSALLMTAPYAQKDIVIEVKGSLVSKRYVDMTLALMRQFGVNVSNDNYRTFFVKSGQRYRAMHYEVEADASAASYFFAAAAITGGKVRVEGIGSDSLQGDIHFVDVLKEMGCKVTMHVDWIEVQGDTLHGVDVDMGDMPDVVQTLASVAVFARGKTRVRNVKNMRIKETDRISAVVNELRRMGISAVEYEDGFEIEPSLPQPAEIETYDDHRMAMSFALIGLRAQGISIKHPECVSKTFPDYFRRLEELRP
- a CDS encoding two-component sensor kinase produces the protein MSCNENLARDLHIRPDEITGKTDYDFFPKELAEKYRTEDKRVIESGQTDDREEKYIVDGQELIVRMVRTPIKDEKGNVLGILGAFLDITEKITLQREAERSRHLASLGELAAGVAHEINNPITGVINCAQILFNKSSEGSKERDIAGRIIKEANRIANITSSLLSFARFGDSKEKKSIVSIREIVANTFVLIKAQLRKEGITIKLDVSPKLPQIIAHPQQIQQVFLNAISNARYALNQKYPEVHENKILEIIGEETTIDNRPAVRITFYDHGTGIPARIRDRVVEPFYTTKPRSKGTGLGLSISYSIIRDHEGRLAIDSVEGVFTKVIIVLPAFKPT